In the genome of Cronobacter malonaticus LMG 23826, one region contains:
- the envZ gene encoding two-component system sensor histidine kinase EnvZ → MRKLRFSPRSSFARTLLLIVTLLFASLVTTYLVVLNFAILPSLQQFNKVLAYEVRMLMTDKLQLEDGTQLVVPPAFRREIYRELGISLYANEAAEEAGLRWAQHYEFLSQQMAQQLGGPTEVRVEVNKSSPVVWLKTWLSPNIWVRVPLTEIHQGDFSPLFRYTLAIMLLAIGGAWLFIRIQNRPLVELEHAALQVGKGIIPPPLREYGASEVRSVTRAFNHMAAGVKQLADDRTLLMAGVSHDLRTPLTRIRLATEMMSEGDGYLAESINKDIEECNDIIEQFIDYLRTGQEMPLETADLNAVLGEVIASESGYEREIETALQSGEIPLRIHPLSIKRAVANMVVNAARYGNGWIKVSSGTELNRAWFQVEDDGPGIEPAQLKHLLQPFVRGDSARSTSGTGLGLAIVQRIIDNHHGLLDIGKSERGGLRIRAWLPVPVGTAVVKNS, encoded by the coding sequence ATGAGGAAGCTGCGCTTCTCGCCCCGCAGTTCTTTTGCCCGCACGCTGCTTCTTATCGTCACCCTGCTGTTCGCAAGCCTGGTGACGACATACCTGGTGGTGCTTAACTTCGCCATCCTGCCGAGCCTCCAGCAGTTTAATAAAGTCCTGGCCTACGAAGTGCGTATGCTGATGACCGATAAACTGCAGCTGGAGGACGGGACGCAGCTGGTGGTGCCGCCGGCGTTTCGTCGGGAGATCTACCGCGAGCTGGGGATTTCGCTCTATGCCAACGAGGCGGCGGAAGAGGCGGGTTTGCGCTGGGCGCAGCATTATGAGTTTTTAAGCCAGCAGATGGCGCAGCAGCTTGGCGGCCCGACGGAAGTGCGCGTCGAGGTCAATAAAAGCTCGCCGGTGGTGTGGCTGAAAACCTGGCTGTCGCCCAACATCTGGGTGCGCGTACCGCTCACTGAAATCCATCAGGGCGATTTCTCGCCGCTGTTCCGCTATACGCTCGCGATCATGCTGCTGGCGATTGGCGGTGCCTGGCTGTTTATCCGTATTCAGAACCGGCCGTTGGTGGAGCTGGAGCACGCCGCGCTGCAGGTGGGTAAAGGCATTATTCCGCCGCCGCTGCGCGAATATGGCGCTTCCGAAGTGCGCTCGGTGACCCGCGCGTTTAACCATATGGCGGCAGGCGTGAAGCAACTGGCGGACGACCGCACGCTGCTGATGGCGGGCGTCAGCCATGACTTACGCACGCCACTGACGCGAATTCGTCTGGCGACGGAGATGATGAGCGAAGGCGACGGCTACCTGGCCGAATCTATCAATAAAGATATTGAAGAGTGCAACGACATCATCGAGCAGTTTATCGACTACCTGCGTACCGGGCAGGAGATGCCGCTGGAAACCGCCGATCTTAACGCGGTGCTGGGCGAGGTGATCGCCTCGGAAAGCGGCTATGAGCGCGAGATAGAAACGGCGCTGCAAAGCGGCGAGATCCCGCTGCGCATTCATCCGCTGTCCATTAAGCGTGCCGTGGCGAATATGGTGGTTAACGCCGCGCGCTACGGCAACGGCTGGATCAAAGTGAGTAGCGGCACGGAACTCAACCGCGCCTGGTTTCAGGTGGAAGATGACGGGCCGGGTATTGAGCCTGCCCAGCTCAAACATCTGCTGCAGCCGTTTGTGCGCGGCGACAGCGCCCGCAGCACCAGCGGCACCGGGCTGGGGCTCGCGATTGTGCAGCGTATTATCGACAATCACCATGGCCTGCTGGATATCGGCAAGAGCGAGCGCGGTGGGTTACGCATTCGCGCCTGGCTGCCGGTGCCGGTGGGTACGGCGGTGGTTAAAAACAGCTAA
- the greB gene encoding transcription elongation factor GreB: protein MKTPLITREGYEKLKKELDYLWREERPEVTKKVTWAASLGDRSENADYQYNKKRLREIDRRVRYLTKCLENLKIVDYSPQQEGKVFFGAWVEVENDDGDVKRFRIVGYDEIFGRKDYISIDSPMARALLKKEEGDVATVQTPGGEATWYVNAIEYVK, encoded by the coding sequence ATGAAAACGCCGTTAATTACCCGCGAAGGCTACGAAAAACTCAAAAAAGAACTCGACTATCTGTGGCGCGAGGAGCGGCCCGAAGTCACCAAAAAAGTGACCTGGGCGGCAAGCCTCGGCGATCGCAGTGAGAACGCCGATTACCAGTACAACAAAAAGCGCCTGCGCGAAATCGACCGCCGCGTGCGCTATCTCACTAAATGCCTTGAGAACCTGAAAATCGTCGATTATTCACCGCAGCAGGAAGGCAAAGTCTTTTTCGGCGCCTGGGTTGAGGTGGAAAACGACGACGGCGATGTGAAGCGTTTTCGTATCGTCGGCTATGACGAGATTTTCGGGCGCAAAGATTACATCTCCATCGATTCCCCTATGGCCCGCGCGCTGCTCAAAAAAGAGGAAGGCGACGTGGCGACCGTCCAGACGCCGGGCGGCGAAGCCACCTGGTATGTAAACGCCATTGAGTATGTAAAGTAG
- the hslR gene encoding ribosome-associated heat shock protein Hsp15 → MKEKSTEGVRLDKWLWAARFYKTRTLAREMIEGGKVHYNGQRTRPSKIIEPNAVLTLRQGNDERTLVVKGITDQRRPASEAVLLYEETAESIEKREKLALARKLNALSMPHPDRRPDKKERRDLIKFKFGDSE, encoded by the coding sequence ATGAAAGAGAAATCCACCGAAGGGGTTCGCCTGGACAAATGGCTCTGGGCGGCGCGCTTCTATAAAACCCGCACGCTGGCCCGCGAGATGATCGAAGGCGGCAAGGTGCACTACAACGGGCAACGGACCAGACCGAGTAAAATTATCGAACCGAACGCGGTGTTAACGCTGCGCCAGGGAAACGATGAACGCACGCTGGTGGTAAAAGGCATTACCGATCAGCGACGACCGGCAAGCGAGGCGGTACTGCTGTACGAAGAGACGGCAGAAAGTATCGAAAAGCGCGAAAAACTCGCGCTGGCGCGTAAACTCAACGCCCTTTCCATGCCGCATCCGGATCGCCGCCCGGATAAAAAAGAGCGCCGCGATCTGATCAAATTTAAATTTGGCGACAGCGAATAA
- a CDS encoding DUF4153 domain-containing protein — MSELHPLAPATRWGIVIIAALCGLLMFLTGPHSLIAMSQGSALVLHSLAITLCASVALAATRLRAPRFWWMTGALLALVGVMSGWMRWSVTGVDELDTSEMIATWYFHLAATLFMALPWVQRGTASGEPVSRRLALWNNGVALLLALALAGVFWGVLLLWAKLFNAVDIRFFDVLFFDTPLFVYVMATVSGAVCLLLCRSQTRITEALIRFLTLVASGLLPLAALIALLFLATLPFVGLIGLAARTSCNALLNTLALVLLALSGLACAPSPHKALRLLNSAGIIVTPLFSALAGWSLWLRVQQYGWTPWRVYAALITATVLCWAVCATLRAISRMKGDEPAGDRGGRVVILFSLALLVLSHTPVLDPWRISVESQMARYESGAQKADLMSLYMLQHAGRRGQAALNELRHNPAFMADKENRQALRDLLDSDSTVADDDLRDAITLAAGAQAPEQSWWQWVRKEDTYSVRGCLYEKGSCVVAALDLNHDGQNEVLLCSSDTRSCSVTMRENGQWRQAGWSQEIPGSLTREKFDKALRENQIKGKEKTWQDVEIGGVRIPINYQ, encoded by the coding sequence ATGTCTGAACTTCATCCTCTGGCACCCGCGACGCGCTGGGGTATTGTGATTATTGCCGCGCTCTGCGGCCTGCTGATGTTTTTAACCGGCCCGCATAGCCTGATAGCGATGAGCCAGGGATCGGCGCTGGTGCTGCACTCGCTGGCCATCACACTCTGCGCGAGTGTGGCGCTGGCGGCGACTCGCCTGCGCGCGCCGCGTTTCTGGTGGATGACGGGCGCGCTGCTGGCGCTGGTGGGCGTGATGTCGGGCTGGATGCGCTGGTCTGTTACGGGCGTCGATGAGCTGGACACGAGTGAGATGATCGCGACCTGGTATTTTCATCTGGCGGCCACGCTCTTTATGGCGCTGCCCTGGGTTCAGCGAGGCACTGCGTCCGGCGAACCCGTTTCACGCCGTCTGGCGCTGTGGAATAACGGCGTCGCGCTGCTGCTGGCGCTGGCGCTCGCCGGTGTGTTCTGGGGCGTGCTGCTGCTGTGGGCGAAACTCTTTAACGCGGTGGATATCCGCTTCTTTGACGTTCTGTTTTTCGACACGCCGCTCTTTGTTTATGTCATGGCGACGGTTTCCGGGGCGGTATGCTTGCTGCTGTGCCGCAGCCAGACGCGCATCACCGAGGCGCTGATTCGCTTTCTGACGCTGGTGGCATCCGGCCTGCTGCCGCTCGCCGCGCTTATCGCGCTGCTGTTTCTCGCGACGCTGCCGTTTGTTGGCCTGATCGGCCTTGCGGCGCGCACCTCCTGTAACGCGCTGCTGAATACGCTGGCGCTGGTCTTGCTCGCGCTTTCCGGGCTGGCCTGCGCGCCGTCACCGCATAAAGCGCTGCGTCTGCTGAACAGCGCCGGGATTATCGTCACACCGCTTTTCTCGGCGCTCGCCGGCTGGTCGCTATGGCTGCGCGTGCAGCAATATGGCTGGACGCCGTGGCGCGTCTACGCGGCGCTTATTACAGCGACGGTGCTGTGCTGGGCGGTGTGCGCCACGCTGCGGGCGATTAGCCGTATGAAGGGCGATGAACCGGCAGGCGATCGCGGTGGTCGTGTTGTCATACTCTTCTCGCTCGCGTTGCTGGTTTTAAGCCATACGCCAGTGCTCGACCCGTGGCGCATCAGCGTTGAGAGCCAGATGGCGCGTTATGAGAGCGGGGCGCAAAAGGCCGACCTGATGAGCCTCTATATGCTGCAACACGCCGGACGCCGCGGCCAGGCGGCACTCAATGAGCTTCGCCATAACCCGGCTTTTATGGCCGATAAAGAGAATCGTCAGGCGCTGCGCGATCTACTGGACAGCGATTCGACCGTGGCTGACGACGACCTGCGCGACGCCATTACGCTTGCCGCAGGCGCGCAGGCTCCTGAGCAGAGCTGGTGGCAGTGGGTGCGCAAAGAAGACACCTACAGCGTGCGCGGCTGTTTATATGAGAAGGGCAGTTGCGTTGTGGCGGCGCTCGATTTGAATCATGACGGGCAAAACGAAGTGCTGCTGTGCAGTAGCGACACCCGAAGCTGTAGCGTCACGATGCGTGAGAACGGCCAGTGGCGGCAGGCAGGCTGGAGCCAGGAGATTCCCGGCAGTCTGACGCGCGAGAAATTCGACAAGGCGCTGCGCGAAAATCAGATCAAAGGAAAAGAGAAAACCTGGCAGGATGTGGAAATCGGTGGGGTAAGAATTCCGATCAACTATCAGTAA
- the pckA gene encoding phosphoenolpyruvate carboxykinase (ATP) — protein MRVTGITPQDLKAYGINDVQEVVYNPDYDTLYREELDPSLEGYERGVLTNLGAVAVDTGIFTGRSPKDKYIVRDDTTRDTLWWSDNGKGKNDNKPLTPETWQHLKGLVTQQLSGKRLFIIDAFCGANPDSRLSVRFITEVAWQAHFVKNMFIRPSDDELEGFEPDFIVMNGAKCTNPDWQAQGLNSENFVAFNLTERMQLIGGTWYGGEMKKGMFSIMNYLLPLKGIASMHCSANVGEKGDVAVFFGLSGTGKTTLSTDPKRRLIGDDEHGWDDDGVFNFEGGCYAKTIRLSEEAEPDIYHAIRRDALLENVTVRDDGSIDFDDASKTENTRVSYPIYHIDNIVKPVSKAGHATKVIFLTADAFGVLPPVSRLTASQTQYHFLSGFTAKLAGTERGVTEPTPTFSACFGAAFLMLHPTQYSEVLVTRMQAAGAQAYLVNTGWNGTGKRISIKDTRAIIDAILNGSLDDAETFTLPLFNLAIPTSLPGVDERILDPRNTYASPEQWQEKAQQLAQLFISNFEKYTDTPAGAALVSAGPQR, from the coding sequence ATGCGAGTTACAGGCATAACCCCGCAGGATCTCAAGGCTTACGGTATCAACGACGTCCAGGAGGTGGTTTATAACCCCGATTACGACACCCTTTATCGCGAAGAGCTTGACCCGTCGCTTGAGGGTTACGAGCGCGGGGTGCTGACAAATCTGGGTGCGGTCGCCGTCGACACGGGCATTTTTACCGGCCGTTCGCCGAAGGATAAATACATCGTTCGCGACGACACCACGCGCGATACGCTGTGGTGGTCCGATAACGGCAAAGGCAAAAACGACAACAAACCGCTGACGCCGGAAACCTGGCAGCATCTGAAAGGCCTGGTGACGCAGCAGCTCTCCGGTAAACGTCTTTTCATCATCGACGCCTTCTGTGGCGCTAACCCGGACAGCCGCCTGTCGGTGCGTTTTATTACCGAAGTGGCCTGGCAGGCGCATTTCGTTAAAAACATGTTTATTCGCCCGTCCGATGATGAACTGGAAGGCTTCGAGCCGGATTTCATCGTGATGAACGGCGCGAAGTGCACGAACCCGGACTGGCAGGCGCAGGGGCTGAATTCTGAGAACTTTGTAGCCTTTAACCTGACCGAACGGATGCAGCTGATTGGCGGCACCTGGTACGGCGGCGAGATGAAAAAAGGCATGTTCTCGATTATGAACTACCTGCTGCCGCTGAAAGGCATCGCCTCGATGCACTGCTCGGCGAACGTCGGTGAAAAAGGCGATGTGGCGGTATTCTTTGGCCTCTCCGGCACCGGCAAAACGACGCTTTCCACCGATCCGAAACGCCGTCTTATCGGCGATGACGAGCACGGCTGGGACGATGACGGCGTGTTTAACTTCGAAGGCGGCTGCTATGCCAAAACCATTCGCCTCTCCGAAGAAGCCGAACCGGATATTTATCACGCCATTCGCCGCGACGCGCTGCTGGAAAACGTCACCGTGCGTGACGACGGCAGCATCGATTTCGACGACGCCTCTAAAACCGAAAACACCCGCGTCTCCTACCCGATTTATCACATCGACAACATCGTGAAGCCGGTGTCGAAAGCGGGCCACGCGACCAAAGTTATCTTCCTGACCGCCGATGCGTTTGGCGTTCTGCCGCCGGTATCGCGCCTGACGGCCAGCCAGACGCAGTATCACTTCCTCTCGGGCTTTACGGCGAAACTCGCGGGCACCGAGCGCGGCGTGACCGAGCCGACGCCGACATTCTCCGCCTGTTTTGGCGCGGCCTTCCTGATGCTTCACCCGACGCAATACTCCGAAGTGCTGGTAACACGCATGCAGGCGGCGGGCGCGCAGGCGTATCTGGTCAATACCGGCTGGAACGGCACCGGCAAACGCATCTCCATTAAGGATACGCGCGCGATTATAGACGCCATCCTCAACGGCTCGCTGGACGACGCGGAAACCTTTACGCTGCCGCTGTTTAATCTGGCGATTCCGACCAGCCTGCCGGGCGTCGACGAGCGCATTCTCGACCCGCGCAACACCTACGCCTCGCCGGAACAGTGGCAGGAGAAAGCGCAGCAGCTGGCGCAGCTCTTCATCAGCAACTTTGAGAAATACACCGACACGCCTGCCGGCGCCGCGCTGGTGAGCGCAGGCCCGCAACGCTAA
- a CDS encoding intracellular growth attenuator family protein, with amino-acid sequence MSTLLILVAAMLACIVIAGWWIKRKIRPRHPRLPAQVFAGATTRKLSSEERSAIESYLETLSRFQDSPTPTGAIKPPVRLTLTPQSGTVYCIRRAITRYGLSSDDPNKWRYYLDSVEVHLPPFCEQYITDDNSVELIRTATLPLVISLNGHSIQEHVHEARGYVLEGPASGLASIRGEESEQIELLNIRQETQEEHALGRPDGLREALLICAAFVLFFLCLVTPPMMLPWLAGGAILLLGAGLWGLYAPPAKTALREIHCLRGTPKRWGLFGETNQEQLNNISLGIIDLIYPPHWQPFIAHDLGQKTDIDIYMDRHVVRQGRFLSLHDEVKHFPLQHWLRSAVIGAGALLVLLLLTIWVPLDMPFKLTLSWLKGAQTVEATSVAQLEEAGLRVGDTLRINGTGMCNIHLPGRYTTRQNYPFMPFDCSQILWNNASPLPLPESDTVTKATALADAVNRQLHPQEGDTKINPQLASAIQKSGMVLLDDFAEIVLKTEALCTGEEECVRLKNALVNLGNTKDWPSLVKRASEGKLDGINVLLRPVSAESLDNLVVASTAPFFVRETSRAAQSLNSPPPGGFMIISDEGKDMVNQPLPPTSLYDLPPQEQWKEFQRLAGMLMQTPFHAEGVVTSLRTDANGTQHVTLSSIPDSAGLWRYFGTTLLMLVMLICALYNGVVALRRWQRSRTRIEEIQRYYENCFNPQLVPSADIRPLF; translated from the coding sequence ATGAGCACCTTGTTGATTTTAGTCGCTGCTATGCTGGCCTGCATCGTCATTGCAGGCTGGTGGATAAAGCGCAAAATTCGCCCCCGTCATCCTCGTTTACCCGCCCAGGTCTTTGCTGGCGCCACCACCCGTAAACTCAGCAGTGAAGAGCGTAGCGCCATCGAAAGCTATCTGGAAACGCTCTCGCGTTTTCAGGATTCACCGACGCCGACCGGCGCGATTAAGCCGCCAGTCCGGTTAACGCTGACGCCGCAAAGCGGCACCGTCTACTGCATACGCCGGGCGATCACCCGCTACGGCCTCTCATCGGACGATCCGAACAAATGGCGCTACTACCTGGATTCGGTAGAAGTACATCTGCCGCCCTTCTGTGAGCAATACATCACTGACGACAATAGCGTCGAGCTTATCCGCACCGCGACATTGCCACTGGTTATCTCGCTGAATGGTCATTCCATTCAGGAACATGTGCATGAAGCCCGCGGCTACGTGCTGGAAGGCCCGGCGTCCGGCCTGGCGTCTATTCGTGGCGAAGAGAGCGAACAGATTGAACTGCTGAATATTCGTCAGGAGACGCAGGAAGAGCACGCGCTCGGACGCCCGGACGGGCTGCGCGAGGCGCTGCTGATTTGCGCCGCGTTTGTGCTCTTTTTCCTCTGCCTCGTCACACCGCCAATGATGCTGCCCTGGCTGGCTGGCGGCGCGATTCTGCTGCTGGGCGCGGGCCTGTGGGGGCTGTATGCGCCGCCGGCGAAAACGGCGCTGCGCGAAATTCACTGTCTGCGCGGCACGCCCAAACGCTGGGGCCTGTTTGGCGAAACCAATCAGGAACAGCTCAATAATATTTCGCTCGGCATTATCGACCTTATCTATCCGCCGCACTGGCAGCCGTTTATCGCGCATGATTTAGGCCAGAAAACGGATATCGATATCTACATGGACAGGCATGTCGTGCGCCAGGGCCGTTTTCTGTCGCTGCATGACGAAGTAAAACATTTTCCGCTCCAGCACTGGCTGCGCAGCGCGGTGATCGGCGCGGGCGCGCTGCTGGTGCTGCTGCTCCTGACCATCTGGGTGCCGCTCGATATGCCGTTTAAGCTGACGCTTTCCTGGCTCAAAGGCGCGCAAACGGTCGAAGCGACAAGCGTCGCGCAGCTTGAAGAAGCTGGCCTGCGCGTTGGCGACACGCTACGGATTAACGGCACAGGCATGTGTAATATCCATCTGCCGGGGCGCTATACCACCCGCCAGAACTACCCGTTTATGCCGTTCGACTGCTCGCAAATTCTCTGGAATAACGCAAGCCCGCTGCCGCTGCCGGAATCCGACACGGTGACTAAAGCGACGGCGCTGGCAGATGCGGTTAACCGCCAGCTGCATCCGCAGGAAGGCGACACCAAAATCAACCCGCAACTGGCGTCGGCGATTCAGAAATCGGGCATGGTGCTGCTGGATGATTTCGCGGAGATCGTGCTGAAAACCGAAGCGCTGTGTACCGGCGAAGAAGAGTGCGTCAGGCTCAAAAACGCGCTGGTGAACCTTGGCAACACGAAAGACTGGCCGTCGCTCGTGAAACGCGCCAGCGAAGGCAAGCTCGACGGCATTAACGTCCTGCTGCGCCCGGTCAGCGCCGAGTCGCTCGATAATCTGGTGGTTGCCTCCACCGCGCCGTTCTTTGTGCGTGAAACCAGCCGCGCCGCGCAGTCGCTGAACAGCCCGCCGCCGGGCGGCTTTATGATTATCAGCGACGAAGGCAAAGATATGGTAAATCAGCCGCTGCCGCCGACATCGCTGTATGATTTGCCGCCGCAGGAGCAGTGGAAAGAGTTTCAGCGGCTGGCGGGTATGCTGATGCAGACGCCGTTCCACGCGGAAGGCGTCGTCACCAGCCTGCGCACCGACGCCAACGGCACGCAGCATGTGACGCTCAGCAGCATCCCGGACAGCGCCGGGTTGTGGCGCTATTTCGGCACCACACTCCTGATGCTGGTGATGCTTATCTGCGCGCTCTATAACGGCGTCGTCGCGCTGCGCCGCTGGCAGCGCAGCCGCACCCGTATCGAAGAAATCCAGCGCTACTACGAAAACTGCTTCAACCCGCAACTGGTCCCTTCTGCGGACATTCGCCCCCTGTTCTGA
- the ompR gene encoding two-component system response regulator OmpR translates to MQENYKILVVDDDMRLRALLERYLTEQGFQVRSVANAEQMDRLLTRESFHLMVLDLMLPGEDGLSICRRLRSQSNPMPIIMVTAKGEEVDRIVGLEIGADDYIPKPFNPRELLARIRAVLRRQANELPGAPSQEEAIIAFGKFKLNLGTREMFREDEPMPLTSGEFAVLKALVSHPREPLSRDKLMNLARGREYSAMERSIDVQISRLRRMVEEDPAHPRYIQTVWGLGYVFVPDGAKA, encoded by the coding sequence ATGCAGGAAAATTACAAGATTCTGGTGGTGGATGACGATATGCGCCTGCGCGCGCTGCTTGAGCGTTACCTCACCGAGCAGGGCTTCCAGGTGCGCAGCGTGGCAAACGCCGAACAGATGGACCGCCTGCTGACCCGCGAGTCCTTCCACCTGATGGTGCTTGATCTGATGCTTCCTGGTGAAGACGGGCTTTCTATCTGCCGCCGTCTGCGCAGCCAGAGCAACCCGATGCCTATCATCATGGTCACCGCGAAAGGCGAAGAGGTCGATCGTATCGTGGGGCTGGAAATCGGCGCCGATGACTACATTCCTAAACCGTTCAACCCGCGTGAACTGCTGGCCCGCATCCGCGCGGTTCTGCGCCGTCAGGCCAACGAACTGCCGGGCGCGCCGTCGCAGGAAGAAGCTATTATCGCCTTCGGGAAATTTAAGCTTAATCTTGGTACCCGCGAGATGTTCCGTGAAGATGAGCCGATGCCGCTCACCAGCGGTGAATTCGCCGTCCTGAAAGCGCTGGTCAGCCACCCGCGCGAGCCGCTGTCGCGCGATAAGCTGATGAACCTGGCGCGCGGGCGTGAATACTCCGCGATGGAGCGCTCCATCGACGTGCAGATCTCCCGTCTGCGCCGCATGGTGGAAGAAGATCCGGCGCATCCGCGCTATATCCAGACCGTCTGGGGCCTGGGCTACGTCTTTGTGCCGGACGGCGCTAAAGCATGA
- the nudE gene encoding ADP compounds hydrolase NudE, whose product MNKPLQKPTILNIETVARSRLFSVEQVSLAFSNGEQRVYERMRPSEREAVMIVPIIDDHLILIREYAVGTESYELGFSKGLIDPGENIYEAANRELKEEVGFGANQLTFLKKLTMAPSYFSSRMNILVAEDLYPETLQGDEPEPLIQERWPLAHMMDLLEDPDFSEARNVSALFLVREWLKMHGRL is encoded by the coding sequence ATGAATAAACCTCTGCAAAAACCCACTATTTTAAATATTGAAACGGTCGCCCGTTCGCGTCTTTTCAGCGTTGAGCAGGTGAGCCTCGCCTTCAGCAATGGCGAGCAGCGCGTCTATGAGCGTATGCGTCCTTCGGAGCGCGAGGCGGTGATGATCGTGCCCATTATTGACGATCATCTGATCTTAATCCGTGAATATGCTGTCGGCACCGAATCCTACGAGCTGGGCTTTTCCAAAGGGCTTATCGATCCGGGTGAAAATATTTACGAAGCGGCCAACCGCGAATTAAAAGAGGAAGTCGGCTTTGGCGCGAATCAACTGACGTTCCTGAAAAAACTCACCATGGCGCCGTCCTATTTCTCCAGCAGAATGAATATTCTGGTAGCGGAAGATCTCTACCCGGAAACGTTGCAGGGCGACGAGCCGGAGCCGCTGATTCAGGAGCGCTGGCCGCTCGCGCATATGATGGATCTGCTGGAAGATCCTGATTTCAGCGAAGCCCGCAACGTCAGCGCGCTGTTCCTGGTGCGCGAATGGCTGAAGATGCACGGCAGGCTGTAA
- the hslO gene encoding Hsp33 family molecular chaperone HslO, which translates to MAQHDQLHRYLFENYAVRGELVTVSETWKQILENHDYPMPVKTLLGELLVATSLLTATLKFAGDITVQLQGDGPMTLAVINGNNRQQMRGVARVQGDVPADADLKTLVGNGYLVITITPEEGERYQGVVGLEGDTLAACLEDYFMRSEQLPTRLFIRTGEAQGQPAAGGMLLQVLPAQDAQTDDFNHLATLTETIKADELFTLPANDVLWRLYHEEEVTVYDPQAVEFKCTCSRERCADALRTLPDEEVAQILEEDGEVDMHCDYCGTHYVFDAMDIAGIRKNASPADPQVH; encoded by the coding sequence ATGGCTCAACACGACCAACTACACCGCTATCTTTTTGAAAATTATGCCGTGCGCGGCGAACTGGTGACGGTTTCAGAAACCTGGAAACAGATCCTTGAAAACCATGACTATCCGATGCCGGTTAAAACCCTGCTCGGCGAGCTGCTGGTCGCCACCAGCCTGCTGACCGCGACGCTAAAATTCGCGGGCGATATCACCGTTCAGTTGCAGGGCGACGGCCCGATGACGCTCGCCGTGATTAACGGCAACAACCGCCAGCAGATGCGCGGCGTCGCGCGCGTGCAGGGCGATGTTCCGGCGGACGCCGACCTGAAAACGCTGGTCGGCAACGGCTATCTGGTCATTACCATTACGCCGGAAGAAGGCGAGCGCTATCAGGGTGTCGTCGGTCTGGAAGGCGATACGCTGGCCGCGTGTCTGGAAGATTACTTCATGCGCTCCGAACAGCTGCCGACCCGCCTGTTTATCCGTACTGGCGAAGCGCAGGGCCAGCCTGCCGCAGGCGGCATGCTGTTGCAGGTGCTGCCGGCGCAGGACGCCCAGACGGATGATTTCAATCATCTGGCGACGCTGACCGAAACCATCAAAGCGGATGAGCTGTTTACGCTGCCCGCCAACGATGTGCTGTGGCGTCTCTACCACGAAGAAGAAGTGACCGTTTACGATCCGCAGGCGGTGGAGTTCAAATGCACCTGCTCGCGCGAGCGCTGCGCCGATGCGCTCCGCACGCTGCCGGATGAAGAAGTCGCGCAGATTCTGGAAGAAGATGGCGAAGTGGATATGCACTGCGATTACTGCGGCACTCACTATGTTTTCGACGCGATGGATATCGCCGGGATCCGTAAAAACGCCTCCCCGGCCGATCCGCAGGTACACTAA
- the yrfG gene encoding GMP/IMP nucleotidase produces the protein MTIDIAWQEVDTVLLDMDGTLLDLAFDTFFWQKLVPETLSQQRGISLDDAHNHIRAEYHAVQHTLNWYCLDYWSERLGLDICAMTTEQGPRALIREDTVPFLDALKACGKRRILLTNAHPHNLAVKLEHTGLAQHLDLLLSTHTFGYPKEDQRLWQAVARHTGLDKSRTLFIDDSEPILDAAARFGIRYCLGVTNPDSGVADKSYQRHPALGDYRRLIPSLQTEES, from the coding sequence ATGACTATTGATATCGCCTGGCAGGAGGTTGATACCGTTCTGCTGGACATGGACGGCACGCTGCTGGACCTGGCGTTCGACACCTTTTTCTGGCAGAAGCTGGTGCCTGAAACGTTAAGCCAGCAACGCGGCATCTCGCTGGATGACGCCCACAATCATATCCGCGCCGAATATCACGCCGTGCAGCATACGCTAAACTGGTACTGTCTGGATTACTGGAGCGAGCGCCTGGGGCTCGATATCTGCGCCATGACGACAGAGCAAGGGCCGCGCGCGCTGATACGTGAAGATACCGTGCCGTTTCTCGACGCGCTGAAGGCCTGCGGCAAGCGGCGTATTTTGCTGACTAACGCGCATCCGCATAATCTGGCGGTCAAGCTTGAGCATACCGGGCTTGCTCAGCACCTTGATTTATTACTTTCCACCCACACATTTGGTTATCCAAAAGAGGATCAGCGGTTATGGCAGGCCGTTGCCCGGCACACCGGCCTTGATAAGTCGCGCACGCTGTTTATCGACGACAGCGAGCCGATTCTCGATGCCGCCGCGCGGTTTGGTATTCGCTACTGTCTTGGCGTCACCAATCCCGATTCAGGCGTTGCGGATAAAAGCTATCAGCGCCACCCGGCGCTTGGCGATTACCGGCGTCTGATCCCCTCGCTGCAAACCGAGGAGTCGTGA